The genomic interval CCTACTTCCAGCAAGGCATCCTGGACCCCCAGTCCTAGCCGGTCATTATGGGCAAAAATGGCATCAATGGAAGAACCGTATTTTTCCAGGGCTTCCCTCATATCGCTGTAGGCTTCTATTCGAGTGCCGCAATTTTCAATGACTGCGGCTATGTACAGATTTTCATACAATCCTAGCCCCTGCCGGAATCCCAAAGCCAGATCTCTTGTAACAGAAGAGAGAATCGGTCCCTGAATCTCAAGGATCTGAGTGGATTCTCCCATAGAAAGGGTTGAAAATGCTTCTGAGACAAGCGCCCCTTCTTTAACATGATCACAGGCAATAATACTGCTGAGAGATCCTGTATTATGGACCCTTGTCGTAGAATTCATAAGAATGGTCCCGACTCCCCTCTTATGAGACTGATCTATCTGATCCTCTAATCCTAGGGAGGTCACAGGAGAGATGATCAGGAAATCCGGGTCTCTTTCCAGAAGGGTAGTAATACCTCTTATCTGTCCTTTAAGGCTGTTTTCACTCCCTTCAAAAATAAATTGATATCCCGAATCTGCGGCGAATCGACTCATTTCATTGATGATACCGATACAAAGAGAACTGTCACGATTTTCAATTGAGAGGGCGATGAGGGGTGGAGCGCTTACCTCTACGGACATTCTGGTACAGCCTGTGAATAGAACCAGGAGGCATAAGACTGTGATTTTCAGTTTCAAAGAAGATTCACCTGCTCCACTAGTAATTTGAATGTATTTTACCATGGATTAAAACATCCTTGGAATCCTTGATAAACTCCTGAAGAGATCGGGGATTCCTTCCCAGAAGTATTTGTGAGGTAGGAGTAGTTACATCCCCCCGTCCCAGGCGGACTACAGTATAAAGGACCAGCATCACAAGAATCATTCCCAGCTTTCTACTCTTTTTCAGATGATAAGAGATAAAATGAATAGGACCGGGACTGATGAAATGGATAGGCTGACCCAGTTCATTGGAGAGATGCTCTGCGATTTCTCTGTGAGAGTAGCTGAGCATCCCGGTGATTGTATATGCTTTACCGATATGTCCGGTCTGCACAAAGATCCGAGCAGCGATTTCCCCGATATCACGAACATCGATGAAGTTGGTTTTCCCCTCCCCGGAAGGCACAAAAAGACACTTTTCATCCCGGATTTCAAGAAGATGAGTGGTCGTCAGATTCTGCATAAAGAAACTGGGACGGAGGATCGTATAAGGGATCTCAAGGGACATCAGATACTGCTCCACCTTGTGATGGGGAATTATTTTATTCCCTTCTGCCCCCTGTACAGAGAGAAAAACCACCTGCCTGACATTCCGGGACTTCAAATGATTCAAAAAGGGAAGCATATCCCTTTTGATATGGGAGATATGAGGAGGTCTCATCAGAAAGACCCTGTCCACACCTTCCAGACAGGGTTCCCAGGTAGTCTGATCAGTAAAATCAAAGGACCGCCACTCCACCCCTTCCCGGGCTTCTGGATTTTTAAAAAGGGATTTTCCGCCGATGACAGAAACTCCGCTTTTCAGGAGATATTTGACTACTTCAGAACCTACATTCCCCGTCGCACCTGTGACGAATATTTTAAAGTTCATTTCTCTTCTCAACCCTCAAAGATCTTCACTAAAGATAAAAGCAATTTAATTGTAAACTTTGTCACAGATATGAA from Oceanispirochaeta sp. carries:
- a CDS encoding NmrA family NAD(P)-binding protein, with the protein product MNFKIFVTGATGNVGSEVVKYLLKSGVSVIGGKSLFKNPEAREGVEWRSFDFTDQTTWEPCLEGVDRVFLMRPPHISHIKRDMLPFLNHLKSRNVRQVVFLSVQGAEGNKIIPHHKVEQYLMSLEIPYTILRPSFFMQNLTTTHLLEIRDEKCLFVPSGEGKTNFIDVRDIGEIAARIFVQTGHIGKAYTITGMLSYSHREIAEHLSNELGQPIHFISPGPIHFISYHLKKSRKLGMILVMLVLYTVVRLGRGDVTTPTSQILLGRNPRSLQEFIKDSKDVLIHGKIHSNY
- a CDS encoding substrate-binding domain-containing protein, producing MVKYIQITSGAGESSLKLKITVLCLLVLFTGCTRMSVEVSAPPLIALSIENRDSSLCIGIINEMSRFAADSGYQFIFEGSENSLKGQIRGITTLLERDPDFLIISPVTSLGLEDQIDQSHKRGVGTILMNSTTRVHNTGSLSSIIACDHVKEGALVSEAFSTLSMGESTQILEIQGPILSSVTRDLALGFRQGLGLYENLYIAAVIENCGTRIEAYSDMREALEKYGSSIDAIFAHNDRLGLGVQDALLEVGYKIPIISIGGSTDAAKAILSTSYYGTVYREDGISPLFSMIRKHIENKSDFDSIVLKSTFISAENARDLIP